A single window of Pontiella agarivorans DNA harbors:
- the ilvY gene encoding HTH-type transcriptional activator IlvY gives MTLPGPIPTHMDIQALETFIRTAELLHFGRASQACNLSPSALTRTIQRLEEEVGQPLFLRDNRRVALTEAGNQLLNYARKAVHDWTHFREGLTREESVSGTISIYASITAVYSLLPELLEAYRAKFPDVHLGLRTGAAERAIEQVHSGEIDLAVAARPDRKLQRLEFRPLAETPLVFIQPGTPAFPKVGKFRGQEPLVIPQAGTARNRLDEWFRSNGLTPNIALEVSGNEALIAMVRLGTGIGVVPKLALERSPFRDEVSILRNAPNLKPYVVGLVSSKRNLKYPAVRAMWELAESLQP, from the coding sequence ATGACGCTTCCCGGCCCAATCCCCACGCACATGGATATTCAGGCACTGGAAACATTTATACGGACAGCAGAACTGCTGCATTTCGGGCGGGCAAGCCAGGCGTGCAACCTCAGCCCGTCGGCGCTGACGCGCACGATCCAGCGTCTGGAAGAGGAGGTCGGGCAGCCGCTCTTTCTGCGCGACAACCGCCGCGTGGCACTGACGGAGGCCGGCAACCAATTACTTAATTATGCGCGGAAAGCGGTACACGACTGGACCCATTTCCGCGAGGGTCTGACGCGGGAAGAATCCGTTTCCGGAACAATTTCCATCTACGCCTCAATCACCGCGGTCTACAGCCTGCTGCCGGAACTGCTGGAAGCCTACCGCGCAAAATTTCCGGATGTTCATCTCGGCCTGCGAACCGGTGCGGCCGAACGGGCGATCGAACAGGTGCACAGCGGAGAAATTGATCTCGCCGTCGCCGCACGGCCCGACCGTAAACTCCAGCGCCTGGAATTCAGGCCGCTGGCCGAAACCCCGCTCGTTTTCATTCAGCCCGGAACCCCGGCATTTCCAAAGGTTGGAAAGTTCCGGGGACAGGAACCGCTGGTGATTCCGCAGGCAGGGACGGCGCGTAACCGGCTGGATGAATGGTTCCGGTCGAACGGCCTTACCCCCAATATTGCACTGGAGGTTTCAGGCAACGAGGCGCTGATTGCCATGGTCCGCCTCGGCACCGGCATCGGCGTGGTTCCGAAACTGGCTCTGGAGCGCAGTCCTTTTCGCGATGAAGTTTCCATTCTCCGGAATGCTCCGAATCTGAAGCCTTACGTGGTCGGCCTGGTTTCGAGCAAACGCAACCTGAAATACCCCGCCGTCCGCGCCATGTGGGAGCTGGCGGAATCCCTTCAGCCCTGA